A single window of Streptomyces lunaelactis DNA harbors:
- a CDS encoding HAD hydrolase-like protein, which yields MACLALFDLDGTLVDRHAAFTDAIADLCRAHGFGPEIEQWLLSELADSANTEDFGRLREAFGLSEPAA from the coding sequence ATGGCTTGCCTCGCACTCTTCGATCTGGACGGCACGCTGGTCGACCGACATGCGGCTTTCACCGACGCCATCGCCGACCTCTGCCGCGCCCACGGCTTCGGACCAGAGATCGAGCAGTGGCTGCTCTCCGAGCTCGCCGACAGCGCCAATACCGAAGACTTCGGCCGGCTGCGCGAGGCCTTCGGCCTGAGCGAGCCCGCAGCGTAG